A genomic stretch from Kwoniella europaea PYCC6329 chromosome 2, complete sequence includes:
- a CDS encoding cell division control protein 42 has translation MQTIKCVVVGDGAVGKTCLLISYTTNKFPSEYVPTVFDNYAVTVMIGDDPYTLGLFDTAGQEDYDRLRPLSYPQTDVFLVCFSVTSPASFENVKEKWFPEVHHHCPGVPCLIVGTQVDLREDSNHLEKLQRQKQRPITTEQGERLARELGAVKYVECSALTQRGLKNVFDEAIVAALEPPVTKKNKKCVIL, from the exons ATGCAAACTATCAAATGTGTCGTAGTCGGTGATGGTGCCGTTGGAAA AACCTGTCTCTTGATCTCCTACACCACCAACAAGTTCCCCTCCGAATATGTCCCTACCGTATTCGACAATT ACGCCGTGACAGTGATGATCGGCGATGATCCCTACACATTAGGTCTATTCGATACAGCCGGTCAAGAAGATTACGATCGACTGAGACCTTTATCATACCCTCAAACGGACGTCTTCTTAGTTTGTTTCTCCGTCACCTCGCCTGCATCATTCGAAAACGTCAAAGAGAAATGGTTCCCAGAGgtacatcatcattgtcCCGGTGTACCCTGTTTGATCGTCGGTACTCAAGTTGATTTAAGGGAAGATTCAAATCATTTAGAGAAGTTGCAAAGACAAAAGCAAAGACCAATCACCACCGAGCAAGGAGAGAGATTGGCAAGGGAATTGGGTGCAGTGAAATATGTGGAATGCTCGGCGTTGACTCAAAGAGGTTTAAAGAATGTTttcgatgag GCAATCGTTGCAGCCTTAGAACCACCCGTCacaaagaagaacaagaaatgCGTGATATTATAA